Below is a genomic region from Isosphaeraceae bacterium EP7.
CTCGAGAATGTCCGAAGTGACGTCTCTTCCTGATGTTGGATCTGAAGCTTTCTGACTCGAACGCCCCAGGCTTTGATGCATCGGGCGTCTCGTGTGGGGCGAAACGTTCGAAAACGAAAAAGGCCCAAGCGTTGGTCAACGCTTGGGCCTTGAAGATCGGATCGAAATTGCGCCGGCGGGAATTGAACCCACTGCCTCCAGGTTATGAGCCTGGCGAGCAACCGTTACTCCTCGACGCAAAGGAATAGTACCAGGGATCGGGGGCACGTCAAGAAATACTCCGAAACGCCGACCTCGAGAATGTCCGAAGTGACGTCTCTTCCTGATGTTGGATCTGAAGCTTTCTGACTCGAACGCCCCAGGCTTTGATGCATCGGGCGTCTCGTGTGGGGCGAAACGTTCGAAAACGAAAAAGGCCCAAGCGTTGGTCAACGCTTGGGCCTTGAAGATCGGATCGAAATTGCGCCGGCGGGAATTGAACCCACTGCCTCCAGGTTATGAGCCTGGCGAGCAACCGTTACTCCTCGGCGCAAGGGAAGAGTACCAGAGATGGCCGGAGAGGTCAAGAATTGGGGAGCGAATCCGCGGGTGAATATCGAAAGTCGGTCCGAGACACTCGGATCTCGGGAGGAAGTCATATGGAGCCACCCGTCCCCGGGCGAAGTCGCTCGGGCCCGTTCAGGTTCGGAATGGCGACCCGGCGATCATCTCGCAGAAGTTGGGGCGTACGTAACCCGGCAGGAGCTTCTCGAGCACGTCGGCCTTGACATTGCCGAAGGCGGTCTGGGGCTTGTGGGCAATCCCGTCGGCAAACGCCCGGACGATCCCCTGTTTGAAGTCCACACGCGGGAATGCCGCCAGGACCTGCTGTCGGGAGTCCGCATCGATGTCTTCGTATCCCATGCCCAGGACGTCCAGCTCGACGCCGGCCGTGACCAGGGCGACTTCGGGTTTCTTCCATCGAGGAATTCCCGGCGTGGTATGCAGGGCGATCGCGTCCCAGACGATCTCGATCGAGGCCTCGGTCAGTCCGTGCCGCGTCATGAATTGCTTTGCCGCGTTGGCGCCGTCGACCTCGAACCGCTCGTCCGGGCTGCGAAACTTTTCTGTCAGGCCGAGGTCATGGAAAATGGCGCCTAGATAGAGGAGTTCGGCGTCATAGCTCAGGCCGAGGCGCTTTCCCTGCAACGCTCCAAAGAGGTAGACACGCAACGAATGATCGAAGAGCAGATCCGACTCATTGTCGCGCACCAACTCCGTCGCCTCGGTCGTCAGCGAGCTATCCGGGATGGGAATGCCGGCAATTTGCTTGGGGAGCATCGACCGTCCTCTGCCAGTTCGGCAACTCGATGTGTCAGCCTCTGCGGATCGACGCCCGATAATTCGACCCTGGAGATGACCTGAATGACGCGACTTGCTCACGACCTCGCCCGGAATGCCTTCGGTCTCCGGGAATGACACGACCTGACTGCTCAAAGTTCGTTAAGGACGGTATGTCCGCGATCAATTCGATGAGGAACGCGCCGCAGGGCTTGAATCTCGTCGCCCGCACGGAAAAAATCGAGACAACTGCCCTACCAAAGAGATTCGCATTCGTGCCGCCAAATCCGCTGCAACGCCGTTCCTGTCCTAATTTTCGCCGGTTGTCGGCAAGAAGTCTCCGAAGGATTTCGCATAGGTTATCCTGACAAGCTCAGGTTGACCGAAGATTCAGGGGATCAGCCCGCCTCAGCCCATGCATCGGGCCTTCGAGAATTCTTTTCGCAGAAATCCGGTCGGGCACGAGGACGTCTCTTTCGCCCCGCCTGAGTTTCGCCCGACGGAATCGGCCGACGAGGTGACCGTTGCGAGATCCGATCCGACAGATTTGCCGTGTTGCTCATTCCCGCATGCTCGCGAGGATGGCGACGCTCCTCGCATTCGGAATCTGGGGCTGCAACCTCGCGACCGCGGCGGAGTCGTTCGTGGAGCAGATCCTTCCGATTCTCGAGGATCACTGCTTCGCGTGCCACGGCAACGGGATCAAGAAGGGGGGCGTTGACCTGGAGTCGGCGACTCCCAGGGATTCGAAGCTATGGTGGGCCGTCCTGAAGAACGTCCGCTCCGGCCTGATGCCGCCGGGCGATTCGCCGCAGCCATCCGCTCAAGAACGTCGACAGCTTGAATCCTGGATCAAGCTGGATGCATTTGGGATCGATCCGGAACATCCCGACCCGGGCCGCCTGACGGTCCACCGGCTCAATCGGGTGGAATATCGCAATACGATCCGCGACCTCATGGGCGTGGATTTCGACACGACCGCCGAGTTCCCATCAGACGACTCCGGCCACGGATTCGACAACAACGGCGACGTGCTGACGCTGTCTCCCCTGCTGATCGAGAAGTACCTGGCCGCGGCGAAGTCGATCGTGGCCAGCGCGGTTCCTTCGACCTCGAAGGTGGTCGCCCGGCGAGAAATCCTCAGCCGTGACTTTCGTCGCGAAGGCGTTGCGGAGCCTGCCTCCAAAGATCTCTCTCTCTCGTATTACGAGGCGGCGACTGTCAAGGCTGACATGGCAGTGGAGCATGGCGGCCAATACCGGCTGCTCCTCGAAATGTCCGTGAGCGAGAAATATGTCGACGGCATGAACGACGAAAACCGGTGCCGACTTTTGGTGCGGATTGATGCCGAGGAACTGCACCGGGAGGAATTCGGCCGGAGAGATGGGCGAACGATGAGGCTCGAGTTCGACCGCGAATTGGCGGCCGGCCCGCATGAGCTGTCGATCGAAATCCAGCCGCTTACCCCCGAGAAGAAGCAAGTCCGGGCCCTGGCGATACGATTTAGGTCGATCGCGCTGGAAGGCCCTCAAGGCGAGAGATTCGGCGTCAAGCCTCCGAATTACGCCCGATTCTTTCCGGGAACGGTGCCGGAAGACGGGGCCGGCCGTCATTCCTCCGCCCGCGAGATCCTGGGTCGGTTCGCGGAAAAGGCCTACCGACGACCGGTTGACGAGCGGACGAAAGACCGACTCGCCGACATGGCGGAGGCGACCTGGGAATTGGATGGACAGACGTTCGAGGCGGGCGTTTCGCAGGCCATGACCGCGGTGCTCACCTCCCCGCGGTTCCTCTTCCGCGAAGAGGATGTCGATCCCGACTCGCCCGGCCGATATCCGCTCGTCGGAGAATATGAGCTGGCGTCGAGATTGTCGTATTTCTTGTGGTCAACGATGCCCGACGACGAGCTCTTCCGGCTGGCGGCCGAGCATCGTCTGCGTGAAAATTTAGGCCAACAGGTCGCTCGGATGCTCGCCGACTCCCGTTCTGGCGAATTCAGCCGCCACTTCGTCGGCCAGTGGCTCCAGGCACGCGACATCGAGACCGTGCTCATCAACGGCTCGGCGATTGCCGCACGCGATGAGCCGCCCGACCCGAGCGCCGAACGCCTCCGTGCCCGCTTTCGCCTCCTGAACCGCAAGGCCCCAGGCGAATTATCCGAGGAAGAAAAGAAGGAGCTCAGAGAGTCCCGGGAGGCCTTCCAGAAGTCGTTCCGCAGATTTCGTGAGTTCGAGCTCACGTCCGACCTTCGCAAGGACATGCGCCACGAGACCGAGATGCTGTTCGAGCATG
It encodes:
- a CDS encoding DUF1592 domain-containing protein; this encodes MATLLAFGIWGCNLATAAESFVEQILPILEDHCFACHGNGIKKGGVDLESATPRDSKLWWAVLKNVRSGLMPPGDSPQPSAQERRQLESWIKLDAFGIDPEHPDPGRLTVHRLNRVEYRNTIRDLMGVDFDTTAEFPSDDSGHGFDNNGDVLTLSPLLIEKYLAAAKSIVASAVPSTSKVVARREILSRDFRREGVAEPASKDLSLSYYEAATVKADMAVEHGGQYRLLLEMSVSEKYVDGMNDENRCRLLVRIDAEELHREEFGRRDGRTMRLEFDRELAAGPHELSIEIQPLTPEKKQVRALAIRFRSIALEGPQGERFGVKPPNYARFFPGTVPEDGAGRHSSAREILGRFAEKAYRRPVDERTKDRLADMAEATWELDGQTFEAGVSQAMTAVLTSPRFLFREEDVDPDSPGRYPLVGEYELASRLSYFLWSTMPDDELFRLAAEHRLRENLGQQVARMLADSRSGEFSRHFVGQWLQARDIETVLINGSAIAARDEPPDPSAERLRARFRLLNRKAPGELSEEEKKELRESREAFQKSFRRFREFELTSDLRKDMRHETEMLFEHVVREDRPLLDLLDGDYTFLNERLARHYGIEGIKGVELRRVELPEGSPRGGVLTQGTILAVTSNPDRTSPVKRGLFILENILGSPPAPPPPNIPSLEESGKAIAGRTPTLRESMVLHRSMPLCSSCHSRMDPLGLSLENFNALGRWRDNERTVPIDATGKLITGEPFRDIRDLKRILVEKHSLDFYRCLSEKMLTYALGRGLEPYDVQAVDTIVGRIEAGEGRASALVSGIIDSVPFQKRRRETAIDTADVPVRQPRRAPDSTR
- a CDS encoding HD domain-containing protein encodes the protein MLPKQIAGIPIPDSSLTTEATELVRDNESDLLFDHSLRVYLFGALQGKRLGLSYDAELLYLGAIFHDLGLTEKFRSPDERFEVDGANAAKQFMTRHGLTEASIEIVWDAIALHTTPGIPRWKKPEVALVTAGVELDVLGMGYEDIDADSRQQVLAAFPRVDFKQGIVRAFADGIAHKPQTAFGNVKADVLEKLLPGYVRPNFCEMIAGSPFRT